The DNA segment GCTCCACGTGGCATCACCTTGGTTTATCAAATTTGTGGCTAGCTAGCAACTGATGGCAGACAGCAGGCTGTCATGAGGGTCCATGGTGTTAAGTGGGCATGTGCTGCCCGTCCTCCCACAGGCCAGTCCTGGCACATTCAGGAGGTGATGGCTGCAGGATTCTCAAGAGCCCAGACAGCACCAGCCCAAAGAAGTGTTTTTCACGATCCCTGGTGGGAAATTCCATTTCATTCTCTGGGAACTCCCATACCCTGCTCTCAGTTTTGCCAAGGCCTAAGGGTCTCACACAGTGCTCAGCATGACCCGTAGCTCACCCTGTCCCACAGCCTGAGTGCAGGGGCCATTCTATTGCCTGGTATTCCCAGCCTGGAGCCACCACCGCTAAGAAACTCCAGGGTGCTCACTGCTGCGAGTTAAGCAGAGTAACACTAACACCTGGGGCGGGCTCAGGCGCTGGCCTAGGAGGCAGGCCAGGGGTTGCGTCCTcacctgcaggggacacagtgcGTGTGGCCCCTTGCATCACTGTTGGCATGGTTTACCTCTAACTACGTTACAAACCCACAACacgtttttattatttttgctgtgACTgtcttttggagaaaataaaaaatttttaaaaagttattaatacTGTTTCCTGTTCTCTTTCTACATAAAGATCTGTTTCCATATTGTATCATTCCCCCTCACTTAGAAGAATCTCCTTTAACATTTCCTATTGTTCAGGTCTGCTGCAGACACTGTGTCCGCTTTttattattgtggtaaaatatatactaACAGCAGCAGccattgacgcttttgaattgtggtgataaagactcttcagagttccttgcagtgcaaggatatcaaatcagtcaaccctaaaggaaatcaaccttgaatattcactggaaggacggatgctgaagctaatactttagccacctgatgcgaagagctgactcattggaaaagaccctgatgctgggaaagactgaaggcaggaggagaagggggctacagaggatgggatggttggatggcatcatcaattcaacagacatgaacctgagcaaactctgggagatactgaaggatgggaagcctggcgtgctgcagcccatggggtcctagtgttggagacaacttagcgattgaacaacaaaatatatatggtatataagttgtcatacaattattttaaattttatttggctgcaccaggtcttagttgtggcatacaggatctagtgccctgaccgGAGACCGCAGCGGGGCACCCTGCATCGGAAGCTCGGAGTCTCAGGCACTGGCCCATCAGGGGAGTCCTCATacaatcattttgaagtgtccaATTCGGTGGATTAAGTAGATTCATaaggttgtgcaaccatcaccactgtatGTTTCCAACACTTTCTCATCACTGCAAACATATACTCTCTAGCCAAAAAGCATTAATTCCCTGTCTCTCCTCCCCTCAACCCTCCCTAACTTATGATGCACTTTGTTTCTACAAATGTGCCTATTCAACATGTCATGCAAGTGAGATCTTaccatatttgtccttttgtggctggcttatttaatgtttttgagattcgtTTACGCTGTATCACGCACCAGTCCTACATTCCTTTTCAGGACTAAATCCTATTCCATCGTACAGATACACACCGCTTACCAATTCACCCTCATGGGCACTTGGGATATTTCTACATTTTGTTATGGCAAATAATGCTTCGCTCAACGTTGGCGCAAGAGTATGTTCGAGTCCCTGTTCTCACTTCTTCAGGGTATATACCCCGAACTATCTGACTGCTGGCTCAAAGcatctatttttaactttctgaggaaaCAGTAGTTTACCACAGCGGCCATATCATTTTACACCCCCTAGCTGTATACAGGGACGTACACACCTGTTTTTATACTTGTTTCTACCGAAACGGCACAGTCTTTCACCCTTTCAGAGGTTTAACGCGTCCCTGCAGTGCCTCTCCTATCCCGGACGTCCCTTCCCCTGTACCGGGCCGCCAACAACAGAGCCGCACGGGCCCTCGCCGCGCCGGCTCACTCCCGCAGAACCCCCCTCTAGCTCGACGCGGAAGGACCCGCGCCGTGGATAGCATGGAGTCCCCGGCTCTGCCCCTCGTCCCGGGCCCACAGGGAACGAACGCTCTCGGCGAAGAACCCGGCCAAAACGCCTCAAGGCGCGGACTTTACGCCGCAGGGTCCCCTCCGCAGGGCCGAGAGAGGACTTCCCGGCGCTCCATAGTGACGTGGCCTCCGCCCCCAGCATTGCGCGTGCGTGACCCCGCCCCTCCAGGCGCAGCCAGGGCGGGGGCGCACGACTCTCGAGGCCCCATTTCCGGCCGGCGGATGCCTGGGCCCAGCCGCAGTGCGCAGTCGCGGTGCCTCCCAGCGCTCCGCCCCGCCCGCAGTAAAACGGTCGCCCGGCGATGACGTCGCGGGGGCCTGGCCGGGCATCGCGGACTCCGGAGATGGAGGAAAAGGAGCAATTACGGCGGCAGATCCGCCTCCTGCAGGGTGGGTCGCTCCGGGCCCGGGTCGCgcgtccccttcctccctctcgcTTCACAGCGGTCCCCTGCCCGCCTCCCCGAAGGGGGCCGCTCCCGCCCACGGGTCGGAGGCGGGGGTCCGGTcggtggggaggtgggtggggtcgGGCCGGGTCCTGGGGACCCTGAAGGGGCGTTCCCAGCCGGCCCAGCTCATCCCAGCTCGGGTTTCCGCGGCGGGTGCGGGCGTTACCGGTGCTGCGGCAGCTGGCGGCGGGGCGGGTCGCTTAGTAACCGGCGGGAAGCGACCCTCCCCGCCGCCGCGGGCGTGCGCGGCCTCGGCCCCCCCGGCGCGCTCCCTTGCTCGGGGGCCAGGGGTGTGTATTTCTTCCCCGGACGCCCGGTTCTGATGCCTTTGTCCCTCCTTACAGTCACATTCTCCTTGATATTCCTGGCCCAGAATCCCCGGTCTTCAGGTTTTTCCAAACTTTTCCATTTTTAGACCTCAGAcggcatgttgttgttcagtcgttaagtcgtgtctgactcttttgcgacctcagtGACTATAGCCCGGGGCTGACCCATCCCTCTGgcggtgaagaacccgcctgcggtgcaggaggcacaggagacgcaggttcgatccctgaatagggaagatcccttggaggagggcatggcaacccactccagtattcttgcctggagagccccatggacagaggagcttggcgggctatggtcACTGaggcgactgagcacatgtggactgcagtctgccagcgCTTTGAAGGAaatgggctgccgtttccttctccagggggtcttctggacccaaggattgaacctgcatctcttgtgtctcctgcattggcagatggattctttactactgagtcatgAGAGATGGcgtgctgtattttttttttttttaatcattttaaaggtTATTCCCACAAAGAGAAGATTTAAGAACTTGGGAAGTGTGTATTATTGGGAAGAGTTCAGTTGGGCTGAGCCCATCTACCAGCCACTTCTGGCCCTCCATCATACCTGCCCTGAGGTGTCACCAGGTCTGGACGTGACTCTCTTTGGGCCTGGAGGTGGGACATATGGTGGGGGAGTGCTGTAACTGGAGGGCTTGTTGGCTGAGTTGTGACAGCTTGGGTGGTTCCAGCTGAGGCCTGTGTCTGCCTGCACAGCCACGCTGTCCAGGGGCTTCACCtggtggtctcctgcactgaaacTCCAAATGTTAGgcctcttctcttcttgtggGAGGATGATGTGACATTCTTGTCACGTGTGGAGTACCCGGGGCGTCAGTTGTCTTACACTCGCTGTTGTGTGTGCCAGGCAGGGAGGTCCTGAAGGTGCAGCCCTGCCCCTTTGTGTCTGTGGGCTAGCCGGAGGCCTTCCGTGTGTCTCTTGAGGTGCTGCAGCATGGGCCCTGCTGGTCTCTTCGTGCTGGGTGACACTTCGCCTCAGAGGATTGGGAACCCAGCATAATATCCCTGCTGAACAGGGGATATTATGTCACAGGAGTGCATTTTAAGGATAAGCAGCCAGAAATAGGATTGAAGTAGGATCGATGGGAAGAGGCTCATGGGAAAGATCGGCCTAGGGGATTTAGGCTGACTGTCAGTGGTTCTCAGGCCCTGGGGCTGCCCCTCCTGTACTGGGACTTGGCAGGATCCAGTGGGGTCTACAGGGTGTCTGGTCAGCTGATGCTCCTCCAGGGGTTTCTCCCTGATTTTCCTCACCCTTCGGTTGACAGAGTCTATGCTCCTGCCTCCTCAGGTCTGATTGATGACTACAAAAGCCTCCATGGCAGTGCCTCTGCCCCAGGTACCTCCGCTGCCCTGGGCACCTCCACCACTTCCCAGTGGCAGCCGCCCACTTACAACAGCAGCAGGACCTTCAGTGCTCGCTACCCTCGTCCGAGCCGGAGGGGCTTCTCCCTGAACCATGGGCCTGCGTGGCGCAAGAAATACTCCCTCGTGAATCGGCCCTTGGGCTCCTCGGACCCGCCCGGTGATGGTGCCGCGCAGCCGCAGCTCAGGGCTGGGAGCAGCCAGGGTCCTGAACCGCAGGAGTACATCCTGGAGAGGCAGGTGCAGCTCAATCCAGACCAGAACATGGTCATCAAGATCAAACCACCATCCAAGCCAGGCTCGGCCAGCACTGCGGGGGTCCTGCGGACCTCCTTGGAAGAATACGAGGACCCCCCCTGGAATGACCACAGGCCTCAGGAAGGTGAGGGTGAGTCCTCTGGTGCACAGCGGCAGCCCTCGAGGCAAGGAAGAGCCAAGGGGGGCTGCAGTGCGGAGGACCCCCTTCTGGTTTGCCAGAAGGAGGCTGGCAAGCCCCGGGTGGTGAAGTCAGTGAGCAGCGTGAGTGAGAACCCCTTGGAGCCCCGGCGGACGGTCAGTGAGAGTGCAGTTGCGGTCAGGGCCCGCGTCCTGCCCTCCAGCCTGCCCCAGCGAGGCGGCATGGCCCTAGGCCGGAAGGCGGGCTCGCACTCTGTGGCCAGCTCTGTTACACAGCTCCGTGGGGACGGGAGCGCGAACACCGGCCTCTCAGGCCCATCCGCTGCCTCTAGCCTGGTGGTAGGCCCAGCTAGACCTGCTGTTGGACCCAGGCAGACCAGGGAGCCCTCGGTGCTGGTGTCCTGTCGAACCaacaagtttcagaaaaacaactacaAGTGGGTGGCTGCCTCGGCAAAGAGTCCTCGGGCCTCTCGGCGGGCCCTCAGTCCCAGGGCGGCGGCGGAGAACGTGTGCAAGGCCCCCTTTGCTGCAGCGGAACGAACAGAGAAGCCTCAGCTCAAAGCCGACCCAGATGCCAAGCCCAGGAGGCCTGCCGTGTCTTCCGTGCCTGGGGCCTCCCCCAGCAAGTACAAGTGGAAGGCCTCCAGCCCCTCGGCCTCCTCGGCCTCCTCCTTCCGTTGGCAGTCAGAGGTTGGCAGCAAGGACCGTGCCTCCCAGCTCTCCCCCATCCCGTCTAGGTCCCCCCCAGCGGACAGACGGGCAGTGGAACCCAGCAGCTTGCAGCCTGTCTTCAGTGAGACTCCGCTCTCCGCTTACAAAGTGAAGAGCCGCACCAAGATCATCCGGAGGCGGGGCAGTGCCAGGTGtgggcccctgcccctccctgggtcTTGTCTGGGCAGGggtgtgggaggcagggagggagcatCGCCCCTGATGGGGCCTGAGGACAGAGCTTTGCCTGTGGTGCATCAGCATGTCTGGCAGGAATGAGGCCGCAGTTACCGCTGTCCTTTCAGTTAATGGGGAGGGGACGGGCGGAGGTGGCGCCAGCAAGCCCTCCCTTTCCCTTGTTGGCGAGAGACCAGAGGCTGCTGGGTGGCTTCCATTCTGGGCCTGCGGGATGGTGGATGGACAGCTTTGTGCCCAGGCCAGGGGCAGGGTCTTTGCAGGAGAAAGGTAGCCAGGTGACAGTGACTTCCTCCCTCGCTGAAGGCATGTCAGCTTCCCTGCCCTCTACCCACTTGGGTCCAGAGGAGACTGGAAGATGGCACTGTGGCCCAGGGCTTCAGGGTCAGGGACTTAATTGTGGAAGCTGCCAGATGCCTCTGTCATCAGGCGTGGCGACACATGCCATCTGTCAGGGAGTCCCACTCAGGCCCTTCCCACCGCTGACCTTGCCCTGGGGCCCTGCTCCCCGGACAGGCGCCGTCTGGGCCGCTGAGGTCTGGGCCGCTGAGCTCCGTGCTCTCCTCCTTGGTCTTTTCTCTCTAGCGGCCTCTGTGTCAGCGAGTTTGGGGAGGGGAGCCATGGGGCTGGTGGCGGCCCGTCCTTGGGACGACGCCTGCCTCCTCTGCTCTCCCCCAGTTCCACGTGGGGGCTCATCTCATCTGGCCGGGGAGGTGCAGAAGATGGTCGTGGAAATACCTGGTGGGGGTCAAGGGCTGTGCTCCTCCGCCCTCCACCTGCCCTGGCTCTGGGGTCCTCCAGGGCTGCGGCTGGGAGCCGGGTGGGGTAGGGTAGGGGGATGGATGGGCAGGGAGCCGCTGAGGTGGATCAGGTGGGAAAGCGAAGTGGGGGGGCCAGACCCCACTGGGGCTTGGCTGCCTGCCAGGGCTGGTCTCTTGGTTCTGGGATCTGGGTGGTCGAGGCGGGGAGGGTACCTGCTAGAGCTACCTGCTCTATCTCTGCAGCCTTCCTGCGGACAAGAAGAGCAGCCCCCCACCTGCTGCCATGGCTAAGAGTCAGTTCAGCCTGCGGCGAAAGCAGGCCCTCCGGGGAAAGAGCAGCCCCGTTACGAAGAAGACACCCAACAAGGGGCTGATGCCGGTCACCAAGCCCCGGCCGTGCTGCCTGCCTCCTGGCCGCGCCTACGTCCCCTCCAAGGAAGGTATGCTGGGAAGGGTTCCCTGGGCCTGCGCTGGCTCTGTTCCCCGCTGGGACCCACGGTCTCCATCCACCTTGTACTGTCAGGCCCTGGCCCAAGAGCTGTTCGGCCTGGCGGGCAGTGGGCAGCCTGGGCTGCGGTGCTGTGCGCTGCGCTCGGGGCCATGGAGAGGCTGCCAGACAGGCACGTGCGGCCTCTTCAGGACATCCCTCCATGCCTGCACGGCCGCGTCTTCTTGGCAGAGGTGGGAAGGGGATGAGAGGGCGGCAGGCAGACAGCCCTGAAGGGGGTGGTGGCCTGGCTGGTGCCGTCCAGGGCCCCTCCCTCCTGTCCTCGCTGCCCTCCCTGCGGGCTGCTGCCTCCTCTCAAGGCCTGAGCGGGCCTGGGAGGGGTCTCTCTGCTCTCTCAGTGAGTCCCTGGCACCCCCCACTGTGGCGATGGCAGTGCTCCGGGGGGGCTGGTCCTGGGTGTCTCCTTGGAGCAGCCGTGGCTTCCCCACGGACACACCAGGGATCTGGTCCTGGGCGCTGCTGCCGGGGCTTGTGTTCCAGGGACTGTGCTGCCTTAGTGCTCAGGGCCCAGCTGGGGTCTGGGACGGCATGCAGCACCTGCACAGAGCCGGCCAGAGAGCGTGGGCCCTGGGGGCCCGGGCGGAGGCCCATGCTGGGCGGAGAGGgctccagcctccctcccacccagtcTCCTTTGGCTGCATGTCCCTGGGTTCCGGCAAGCATGGATTTCACCCTGGTGGCAGCAGAGGGAGCCTGTCAGCAGCCCCTGGGGGCTGCCAGGGGAATGGGTTGGGGGTTGGGCCTTGGCTGCGGGACTGACTGGAGAGAACAAGTGGAGAAGCCTCATGTTTTAAGAggctggcaggggctggggagcccACCGGGAGCCTGAGGCCAGCTGGGGGCTCTTGGGGCAGCCGGGAGAGGGACCGGGGTGCTTTCTGGAGGCTGGGCATCTGCGGGGCTGCATGGTCCCTATCCGGTGCTCTTGGTCACAATGTTGTCTCTGTCGGCAGAGAAGCTGCAGGCGGAGCTGCTCCCACAGGTGAGGCGCTGCAAGGGGGTGGTGCTCAGGGCCGGGAGTGGGAGGCGGGCTGCCTTGGAGCTGGGGGTCCCGGAACCCTGAGGCAGGGGTGTTCCCTCCTGCCCTTCCAGGGCCTGCATGTGAGCTGCCCAGGTGCTGGGGCGTTTCCATAGTAACCGGCTACCAGCAGGGAGTGCGGTGTCCAGGAGGGGTCACGCATGGAGGTGGTGTTTCAGAGGGTCTTGAATGATGGACATGGcaggagggggttggggggggtgtcCAAGCAGGGGCGCTGTGCTCCTGCCAGCAGAGCCCTTGAGGGAGCTGGTGGGTGTCTGCCGGGTGCTGGGCTCCCGTGGAagccagtgtgtgtgtggagcGGCTGCTGGGCAGGCGTTGAGGGTGGCACGGTCGCGGCAGACAGGGCCCTGGGCCTCTTGGCGGTCTTTCTGCTGCCCAGAATGCTGGGTCCTGATGCAAGAACCACCGCTGGCCTCGACTGTGTCCCTGCCAGCCCTGTGCTGCCCCTGCCCCATGGAGCCTGGGCTGCGGGCCGACGGGCCCAAGGCAGACAGTTGCCATCCTGTGTCCTGGGACCCTGTGGAAGGAGCACCATGCGGtcaaagagatcattctgtgtcGTGGACTGGGAGCGCTCTCCAGATGGCGGGGAGGTTAGCACTGTGGACTGTCCATGTAGAGTCCTGGGGGCCCACTCTCCCTGCTCCCAGCTGGAGGGCTCTGGTGGCTTGGGGGTCGGGGTGAGGACTGCCCCAGGCCTGGGAACAGCCTGGCTGCGGCCGTGCTGTAGCCGCCATGGGCCAAGGGGCTGCCGGGGAGCTAGAGAGCAGGACAGGGGCCTGTGGGTAGTGTCCCAGGGCCGTGGGCTGGAGACGCTCTAGGATGCTCACCCTGTTGCAGGGTGAACAGGGTGAGGGGTTGACAGGGCCACGGATCTGGTGCCAGGCCACAAGGGGGAGGTGGCATGTGTCTTCCCTGGAGTTGTACCTGCACTTGGGAACCGCGTGGTCCCGTTTTAGGCCTCAGGCAGACTGGGGTGCAGGCTGGGGACAGTGGAGGCTGTTCCTGCTGGCAGGGTGCTCTGCTGCTCCGAGGGAGGGGGGAGCAAGGCCGTGGGCACCACAGGGTGTGGGGTGCGGACCCCTGCGCCTTGCGCTGTCCCCACTCAGAGGCGGACAGATCAGCTTGTAGACATGCGGTGACCATGCtctgcaggggacatggagggGGAGCTGGGAAGAGGCTCCTCTTGGGGGGCTTGGAGAAGGCTTCTGCTGGCTCGGCCACTCTTCCTCCCCCCACGTGTCCTCCACCCCTCAGCCTTCCATGTACCACACCTCTGTGCTGGGCTGTGCGCTGGTTCCCGTGGTCCGAATGTGCCAAGGCCGGGGCATGTCGGTGGATGGTGAATGCAGAAAGCTCCTTGGGTGCTTGTAAATAGGTTGAAAAATTTGCCTTCAGGCAGCAGAAGCACTCTGCAGAAAAGGAAATCCGCGGTGGTGTCTCAAGAGCtacagggggtggggggcagctttAGCCAGGCAGGCAGTCTGGGGCGTCTCTGAGGAGCTCCCTCTAAGCCCTGAACCTACCTGTGTGAGGAGAggcgagagggaggggacacacctGTGCAGGCGAGGTTGCGTAGGAGCTGTAGGGCTGAGCTCAGCAAGTCCTGGAGTGGAGACCTGTCCTGCGCAGCATCCCAGAGGGCGGGAGAGGCTCAGGCCAGAGGCAGGTGGGCCTGGAAGGTGGGAAGGGGCGCCGTGCCACAGTAAGGAAAGGGGGTCCGGTTCGGAAGCCGCTGAGGGACGGTGGAGGCTCAAGGGTCCTATGGGAGCATGCTTGGGGACACAAGGCGGCCGTGTCCGGGCCTGAGGAGTGACTGGGGCGGGAGGGGCAGGAGCTAGGGTGGGCCTGTGGGAGAGGATTGACCtccaggcccagggcaggggtcCTTACCCCGAGACTTGATGGCAGGGAGCTCGTGGGAGAGGCTTGTGTAGAGACTGGGCAGGGGTGAaggtaggggtgggggcagggctgaggcc comes from the Bos indicus isolate NIAB-ARS_2022 breed Sahiwal x Tharparkar chromosome 14, NIAB-ARS_B.indTharparkar_mat_pri_1.0, whole genome shotgun sequence genome and includes:
- the ZC3H3 gene encoding zinc finger CCCH domain-containing protein 3, whose protein sequence is MTSRGPGRASRTPEMEEKEQLRRQIRLLQGLIDDYKSLHGSASAPGTSAALGTSTTSQWQPPTYNSSRTFSARYPRPSRRGFSLNHGPAWRKKYSLVNRPLGSSDPPGDGAAQPQLRAGSSQGPEPQEYILERQVQLNPDQNMVIKIKPPSKPGSASTAGVLRTSLEEYEDPPWNDHRPQEGEGESSGAQRQPSRQGRAKGGCSAEDPLLVCQKEAGKPRVVKSVSSVSENPLEPRRTVSESAVAVRARVLPSSLPQRGGMALGRKAGSHSVASSVTQLRGDGSANTGLSGPSAASSLVVGPARPAVGPRQTREPSVLVSCRTNKFQKNNYKWVAASAKSPRASRRALSPRAAAENVCKAPFAAAERTEKPQLKADPDAKPRRPAVSSVPGASPSKYKWKASSPSASSASSFRWQSEVGSKDRASQLSPIPSRSPPADRRAVEPSSLQPVFSETPLSAYKVKSRTKIIRRRGSASLPADKKSSPPPAAMAKSQFSLRRKQALRGKSSPVTKKTPNKGLMPVTKPRPCCLPPGRAYVPSKEASSLHGQRPPPTSKVIRTRYRIVKKTPTSPLSTTPGPPAPPSWRARRLSLSRSLALNTLRPATGGRAQTGSPRWRSKGYRCIGGVLYKVSANKLSKTCSRLGGDGGGRPLLRTGRLDPASSCSRSLASRAVQRSLAIVRQARQRRRRRKEEYCMYYNRFGRCNRGERCPYVHDPEKVAVCTRFVRGTCKKTDGTCPFSHHVSKEKMPVCSYFLKGICSNSSCPYSHVYVSRKAEVCTDFLKGYCPLGAKCKKKHTLLCPDFSRRGVCPRGAQCQLLHRNPKRLGRRAATPTAPEPGNTPPRSRASTSHGPRKPSAALRPARRMSSPPSSMAAGSTSPPSSPRVLAAASPSPSSPSPSSSSSPSPSSPCPPSASLSLEPEELCLQAAEASAGAGSGGLSKLPSFIALQSSPSPGGQPRAQAPRSASSKDSGKSLHIKPRL